One Huiozyma naganishii CBS 8797 chromosome 4, complete genome genomic region harbors:
- the RPA135 gene encoding DNA-directed RNA polymerase I core subunit RPA135 (similar to Saccharomyces cerevisiae RPA135 (YPR010C); ancestral locus Anc_8.113), with the protein MSKVSKQKVGLRSAHFRTVERESRFINPPKDKTAYPLLKEAVEPHVGSFNALTEGPNGGLLNAGVKDIHEKVIFDGKVATDEDAVNDGYLGNKLAISVEQVSISKPTSNDGVSSAVERKVFPTEARQRLTSYKGKLLLKLKWSVNNGEDEFSEVRDCGGLPVMLQSNRCHLNKLSPYDLVQQKEESDEVGGYFIVNGIEKLIRMLIVQRRNHPMAIIRPSFTNRGASYSAFGIQIRAVRPDQTSQTNVLHYLNDGQVTFRFSWRKNEYLIPAVMILKALCDTSDREIFDGIVGSDLSNSFLTDRLELLLRGFKKRYPTLQNRTQVLQYLGDKFRFVFQASADKTDYEVGQEVLNRIVLVHLGNGNNEDKSKLLLFMIRKLYSLVAGECSPDNPDATQHQEVLLGGFLYGMIIKEKIDEYLQNIISQIRADINRGMAINFKDRKYMSRVLMRVNENIGSKLQYFLSTGNLVSQSGLDLQQVSGYTVVAEKINFYRFISHFRMVHRGSFFAQLKTTTVRKLLPESWGFLCPVHTPDGSPCGLLNHFAHKCSISTTQSDVTKVPSLLYSLGVSSASHTFAAGPSLCCVQLDGRIIGWTSHAQGKIIADTLRFLKVEGKTDGLPLDLEIGYVPPSTKGQYPGLYLFAGHSRMMRPVRYLPLDKEDIVGPFEQVYMNIAVTQQEIQNNIHSHVEFTPTNILSILANLTPFSDFNQSPRNMYQCQMGKQTMGTPGVALCHRSDNKLYRLQSGQTPIVKANLYDDYGMDNFPNGTNAVVAVISYTGYDMDDAMIINKSADERGFGYGTMYKVEKIDLSLNRNRGDPVSQHFGFGSDDWPKEWLNKLDDDGLPHIGTYVEEGDPICAYFDDVVNKTKIKTYHSSEPGYIEEVNLIGDESNKFQELQTVSIKYRIRRTPQIGDKFSSRHGQKGVCSRKWPTVDMPFSETGIQPDVIINPHAFPSRMTIGMFVESLAGKAGALHGIAQDATPWIFNEDDTPADYFGEQLAKAGYNYHGNEPMYSGATGEELRVDIYVGVVYYQRLRHMVNDKFQVRSTGPVNSLTMQPVKGRKRHGGIRVGEMERDALIGHGTSFLLQDRLLNCSDYTQTPVCRECGSILTTQQTVPRIGAPSTVCCRRCAVKFDDAKKMLSQYGGEETIFIDDSQIWEDGQGHKFVGGNNTTTIAVPFVLKYLDSELTAMGIKLRYNVEPK; encoded by the coding sequence ATGAGCAAAGTTTCCAAACAGAAAGTCGGTTTGAGATCTGCTCATTTCAGGACTGTAGAGAGGGAGTCCCGCTTCATAAATCCACCAAAGGATAAAACAGCATACCCACTACTGAAAGAAGCCGTTGAACCTCACGTAGGCTCTTTCAATGCACTAACAGAAGGCCCCAATGGAGGTTTACTAAATGCAGGTGTTAAAGATATACATGAGAAGGTTATTTTTGATGGTAAAGTCGCGACTGATGAAGATGCGGTCAATGACGGCTATTTAGGTAACAAGCTTGCCATCAGTGTTGAGCAGGTTTCCATCTCCAAGCCTACATCAAACGATGGCGTTTCATCTGCTGTTgaaagaaaagtttttccAACTGAAGCTAGACAGAGATTGACCTCTTACAAGGGGAAATTACTGTTAAAGCTTAAGTGGTCTGTCAACAACGGGGAAGATGAATTCAGCGAAGTCAGAGATTGTGGTGGTTTGCCAGTCATGCTCCAAAGTAACAGGTGTCATTTGAATAAATTGTCGCCCTACGATCTGGTTCAACAAAAGGAAGAGTCAGACGAAGTAGGTGGATACTTTATTGTGAACGGTATCGAAAAATTGATCAGAATGCTCATTGTACAACGTAGAAACCATCCTATGGCCATCATAAGACCATCTTTCACCAATAGAGGTGCGTCGTATTCTGCCTTTGGTATCCAAATTAGGGCTGTAAGGCCTGATCAAACATCTCAGACGAATGTCTTACATTATTTAAATGATGGTCAGGTCACCTTCAGattttcttggagaaagAACGAATACCTGATCCCCGCCGTTATGATCCTGAAAGCTCTTTGCGACACTAGCGACAGGGAGATTTTTGACGGTATTGTTGGTTCGGACTTGTCCAATTCCTTTTTGACTGATCGTCTCGAATTGCTATTGCGTGGTTTCAAGAAGAGGTACCCAACTTTACAGAACCGGACGCAGGTTCTACAATACCTGGGTGACAAATTCCGTTTTGTCTTCCAAGCGTCTGCTGATAAGACTGATTACGAAGTTGGCCAGGAGGTGCTTAACCGCATTGTATTGGTTCACCTTGGTAACGGTAACAATGAAGACAAATCAAAGCTTCTACTTTTCATGATTAGAAAGCTTTACTCCCTCGTTGCTGGCGAGTGCTCCCCGGATAATCCAGATGCTACTcaacatcaagaagttttACTAGGGGGATTCTTATACGGGATGATaatcaaagaaaaaattgacGAATACCTGCAGAATATAATCTCCCAAATTAGAGCGGACATAAACAGAGGCATGGCtatcaacttcaaagatcGCAAGTACATGTCAAGAGTTTTGATGAGAGTAAATGAGAATATTGGTTCCAAATTGCAATACTTCTTGTCAACGGGTAATCTAGTGTCTCAGTCTGGTCTCGATTTACAACAAGTTTCTGGTTAcactgttgttgctgaaaaaATTAACTTTTATCGTTTCATTTCCCATTTCAGAATGGTGCATAGAGGTTCATTCTTTGCCCAACTTAAAACTACAACGGTCAGAAAGCTGTTGCCAGAATCATGGGGGTTCCTTTGCCCGGTGCATACGCCGGATGGTTCTCCATGTGGTCTTCTAAACCATTTCGCCCATAAGTGTAGTATTTCGACCACACAATCCGATGTTACAAAGGTTCCTAGTTTGTTGTACTCCCTAGGTGTCTCTTCAGCATCTCATACGTTTGCCGCAGGCCCATCCTTATGCTGTGTCCAGTTGGACGGTAGAATTATTGGTTGGACGTCACATGCACAAGGTAAAATCATCGCTGACACCTTGAGATTTTTAAAGGTCGAAGGTAAAACTGATGGGTTACCATTGGATCTAGAAATTGGTTACGTCCCACCATCCACCAAGGGTCAATACCCGGGATTGTACTTGTTTGCTGGGCATTCCAGAATGATGCGTCCAGTTCGTTACCTTCCTCTAGATAAGGAGGACATAGTCGGTCCATTCGAACAGGTTTACATGAACATCGCTGTCACGCAACAAGAGATCCAAAACAACATTCATTCTCATGTAGAATTCACCCCAACTAACATCCTTTCGATTTTGGCCAACTTGACTCCATTTTCAGATTTCAACCAGTCCCCAAGAAATATGTACCAGTGTCAAATGGGTAAGCAAACAATGGGTACGCCAGGTGTTGCGCTGTGCCACCGTTCCGACAATAAGCTGTACAGACTCCAATCGGGTCAGACACCTATTGTCAAGGCCAACTTATATGATGATTATGGTATGGACAATTTCCCTAACGGTACCAATGCTGTTGTGGCGGTCATTTCGTATACTGGTTACGATATGGACGATGCCATGATTATCAACAAGTCTGCCGACGAGAGAGGATTTGGATACGGTACAATGTacaaagtggaaaaaataGATCTTTCGCTAAACAGAAACCGTGGTGACCCCGTGTCGCAACATTTCGGTTTCGGTAGTGACGACTGGCCTAAGGAATGGTTAAACAAATTGGATGATGATGGGCTTCCCCACATCGGTACTTACGTTGAGGAGGGTGACCCTATCTGTGCCTACTTTGATGATGTAGTAAACAAGACGAAAATCAAAACTTATCATTCTTCCGAGCCTGGTTATATCGAGGAAGTGAACCTGATCGGGGATGAATCCAATAAATTCCAAGAGTTGCAAACGGTGAGTATTAAATACCGTATCAGAAGAACCCCTCAAATTGGTGACAAGTTTTCATCTCGGCATGGTCAAAAGGGTGTTTGTTCTAGAAAATGGCCCACTGTTGATATGCCCTTCAGCGAAACCGGTATTCAACCAGACGTTATTATCAACCCTCATGCTTTCCCATCTCGTATGACCATTGGTATGTTTGTAGAGTCTCTTGCTGGTAAAGCTGGGGCTTTGCATGGTATTGCCCAGGACGCGACTCCATGGATATTCAATGAGGACGATACTCCAGCGGATTACTTTGGGGAGCAACTTGCCAAGGCTGGTTACAACTACCACGGTAACGAACCAATGTATTCTGGTGCTACAGGTGAGGAGTTAAGGGTTGACATTTATGTTGGTGTGGTTTATTATCAAAGATTGCGTCACATGGTTAACGATAAGTTCCAAGTGCGTTCAACAGGTCCTGTGAACAGTCTGACGATGCAACCGGTTAAAGGTAGAAAGAGACACGGTGGTATCCGTGTTGGTGAGATGGAAAGAGACGCCTTGATTGGTCACGGTACTTCGTTCTTGCTACAGGACCGTctgttgaactgttctGATTACACCCAGACGCCCGTTTGTCGCGAGTGTGGTTCTATCTTGACCACTCAACAAACAGTTCCAAGGATTGGTGCGCCTTCCACTGTATGCTGTCGTCGTTGTGCTGTTAAGTTTGATGATGCTAAAAAAATGCTATCTCAATATGGTGGGGAGGAGACTATTTTCATCGACGATTCCCAGATATGGGAGGACGGTCAAGGCCATAAATTTGTTGGGGGTAATAACACCACGACGATTGCTGTGCCGtttgttttgaaatatCTGGACTCAGAGCTGACGGCCATGGGTATCAAATTACGCTACAACGTTGAACCAAAATAA
- the MRA1 gene encoding Mra1p (similar to Saccharomyces cerevisiae YPR010C-A; ancestral locus Anc_8.114): MRPSLLLLNAAKKTSGTKVPVELTPLFLAMSVALASGCYFTYRKLSTDDSLRITSNPEQSALEDVLRQAEKKAH, from the exons ATGAGACCATCGTTATTGCTTCTGAATGCAGCC aaaaaaacttCTGGAACTAAAGTACCAGTGGAGCTAACACCATTATTCCTGGCCATGAGTGTTGCCTTGGCGTCTGGTTGTTACTTCACATATAGGAAACTTTCCACGGACGATAGTTTAAGAATAACGTCGAATCCTGAGCAATCAGCTTTAGAGGATGTCCTGAGACAGGCTGAAAAGAAGGCCCATTGA
- the HAA1 gene encoding Haa1p (similar to Saccharomyces cerevisiae CUP2 (YGL166W) and HAA1 (YPR008W); ancestral locus Anc_8.106) encodes MVLINGIKYACERCIRGHRVTTCNHTDQPLMMIKPKGRPSTTCSYCKELRKNKCAKPPGTCTCGRQEKKRQQQRAKEEARAKAKELANQSCTCGTEVPCAVHANKRLSSSTSSRKLSGQTSNPVNIQRKNKSRQQKFERAASTASLDSHFFSNQSVASDSSGYFPSSFIDNDSVPGKISKDYHHVPSLASISSLHSSTSLDQNLASPQSPTLVGPSFGFFSDANHAVSNSFTNSGSLVQRAKHHLNNWDTNSSAGPTRSDSHLNLLENNLSVGLDSLNGARKGSAVLPKRSVGEVIVPLEEFIPSDINGVGNVNDADGWDLEDASIKNLSTTATTHTNTNTDYYRSAGNAPSRGSEAPAQMNDEHIKHMASNGLLDMFPDSSSISTLSRANLLLQEKNGQTEESAQPTQSFHQWNNVQGDQHRLQQPAHQQQQPQQSVSEYPQSLNDNDSVQSVEVLSLMPSFMDIPDYEPHHKRKQRPARATSSSEGYNNKRSSSIDRNHKYTKNSPGRTINPMVVSNLDDGSSLHSFQSPESHGVGLENFNMSAIDENIAHDINGKNLTGALNHQAGNGGGIDTNGKLQSPDLKPPSSSPTDLLSDQGFAELDSFLSTL; translated from the coding sequence ATGGTGCTGATTAACGGTATCAAGTATGCGTGTGAACGTTGTATAAGAGGTCACAGGGTGACTACTTGTAACCATACAGATCAGCCACTGATGATGATCAAGCCAAAGGGTAGGCCCTCCACAACGTGTTCGTACTGTAAAGAACTGAGGAAGAACAAGTGTGCTAAACCACCGGGGACTTGCACTTGTGGGCGACAAGAGAAAAAacgacagcaacagagGGCGAAAGAGGAGGCAAGGGCAAAGGCCAAAGAACTGGCAAACCAGAGTTGTACGTGTGGTACGGAGGTGCCTTGTGCTGTACACGCTAACAAGCGACTGAGTAGCAGTACTAGTAGTAGGAAACTAAGTGGCCAAACGAGTAATCCAGTAAATATACAGAGGAAAAATAAATCCAGGCAACAGAAATTTGAAAGAGCTGCATCAACGGCATCGCTCGATagtcattttttttcaaatcaaagTGTGGCCAGTGATTCCTCCGGTTACTTCCCAAGTTCATTCATCGATAACGACTCTGTCCCGGGGAAAATATCCAAGGATTATCACCACGTCCCCTCCCTGGCTTCGATATCATCCCTGCATTCATCCACGTCCCTTGACCAAAACTTAGCGTCACCACAGAGCCCCACGTTAGTCGGGCCCTCTTTCGGGTTCTTCTCAGACGCAAATCATGCCGTGTCAAATAGTTTCACCAACAGTGGTAGTCTAGTGCAAAGGGCCAAACACCACTTGAACAACTGGGACACGAACTCAAGCGCGGGTCCAACGAGGTCGGACTCACATTTAAACCTGCTCGAAAACAACCTCAGCGTTGGGTTGGACTCCCTGAATGGTGCGAGGAAGGGATCGGCGGTTTTGCCGAAACGGAGTGTCGGTGAGGTAATTGTACCCTTAGAGGAGTTTATACCTTCGGATATCAACGGTGTCGGTAACGTCAATGACGCAGACGGTTGGGACCTTGAGGATGCATCGATAAAGAATTTGAGCACTACTGCAACGACGCATACGAACACAAACACGGATTACTACCGTTCGGCTGGGAACGCTCCAAGCAGGGGTAGTGAGGCCCCCGCCCAGATGAATGATGAGCATATAAAACACATGGCAAGTAACGGGTTGCTCGATATGTTCCCAGATTCGTCTTCTATATCCACGTTGTCTAGGGCAAACTTACTCTTACAGGAGAAAAATGGACAAACCGAGGAATCCGCACAACCAACACAAAGTTTCCATCAGTGGAACAACGTTCAAGGAGATCAACACCGTCTACAACAACCCGcacaccagcagcagcagccacAACAGTCCGTGAGTGAGTACCCTCAGTCGCTTAACGATAACGACAGTGTACAAAGTGTCGAAGTGTTGTCCCTGATGCCAAGTTTTATGGATATACCAGACTACGAGCCACACCATAAGCGAAAACAACGGCCAGCAAGGGCTACTAGTAGCTCTGAAGgttacaacaacaagagatCTTCCAGTATCGACAGAAACCACAAGTATACGAAGAATTCCCCCGGGCGTACTATAAACCCGATGGTAGTGAGCAATTTGGACGACGGGTCCAGTTTACACTCGTTCCAATCTCCAGAGAGTCATGGAGTCGGTTTAGAGAATTTCAACATGAGTGCCATAGACGAGAACATAGCTCACGACATCAATGGGAAAAACTTGACTGGTGCTCTAAACCATCAAGCTGGTAACGGTGGCGGCATAGACACCAACGGTAAACTACAATCACCAGATCTCAAGCCACCCTCGTCTTCGCCAACAGACCTGCTATCTGACCAAGGATTCGCAGAACTAGACAGTTTTCTGTCCACCCTTTAA
- the KNAG0D02290 gene encoding C2H2-type zinc finger protein (similar to Saccharomyces cerevisiae YPR013C; ancestral locus Anc_8.116): MFTSSATPGEQSPQTLGQFDRNHNIPNYYNCVDNRFDPLSNPRVLVHNGNPPQGIWRSSELQKAQCGKIFHNVHNQPFQQMFNGEVVVQTENGPFVSVRNSPTYTFQDPNVKLPPISALIPGPGVTPQSQNQKPHITDNMQVPLQPHHFGPNQHGQKRMSAGNYYQNVTASLQYQYHQGHFIQGQSSYHAQEQPNQLYTYLSPDQSEKSVVPNGVPQMMVNSTPPSSVSPRMTLVPTSTMKNNIVVPQNSTVFLPGFPHHRQTSSTLKMQGNGTSKPNINFTVPPSQVPRVKPEHSLQDAFPSTSTDDDDDDSSMVTITALRRPQEGVKRRKCIKLNAESQDSYLQSAHRKKNGSSNFTINFTSAVKMRKQCPVCGKVCSRPSTLKTHYLIHTGDTPFKCTWGDCTKSFNVKSNLMRHLKSHERKLAKKAAKEKH, from the coding sequence ATGTTCACTAGCTCTGCCACACCAGGAGAACAGTCGCCACAGACGCTCGGTCAGTTCGACCGAAACCATAATATTCCTAATTATTATAACTGCGTTGACAACCGATTTGACCCTCTAAGTAACCCTAGGGTACTTGTTCATAATGGCAATCCACCGCAAGGGATTTGGAGGAGTTCTGAATTGCAGAAGGCTCAATGTGGGAAAATATTCCACAATGTTCACAACCAACCATTCCAGCAAATGTTCAATGGTGAAGTCGTGGTACAAACCGAGAACGGACCATTCGTTAGTGTAAGAAACTCTCCAACTTACACTTTCCAAGATCCCAATGTGAAATTACCCCCAATCTCCGCCTTGATTCCAGGGCCTGGAGTCACCCCACAGTCGCAAAATCAGAAACCACATATTACTGATAACATGCAAGTACCATTGCAGCCACACCATTTTGGCCCCAACCAACATGGTCAAAAACGAATGTCAGCTGGTAACTACTATCAAAATGTAACTGCCTCACTTCAATATCAATACCATCAGGGGCATTTCATCCAAGGTCAGTCATCTTATCATGCACAAGAACAACCAAATCAGCTTTACACCTACCTTTCACCGGATCAGTCTGAAAAATCAGTGGTACCAAATGGAGTACCACAGATGATGGTGAATTCAACGCCACCATCATCTGTATCACCACGTATGACTCTAGTTCCAACTTCCACGATGAAGAACAACATTGTCGTCCCACAGAACAGTACGGTTTTCTTACCAGGTTTCCCACATCACAGACAAACATCATCTACGCTCAAGATGCAAGGGAATGGCACATCTAAACCAAACATTAATTTCACAGTCCCACCATCCCAAGTTCCGAGGGTGAAACCGGAGCATTCATTACAGGATGCCTTCCCCTCCACAAGCAcagacgatgatgatgatgattcCTCGATGGTCACCATCACTGCTTTGAGAAGGCCACAAGAGGGTgtaaaaagaaggaagtGCATAAAGTTGAACGCTGAAAGTCAGGACTCCTATCTTCAGTCAGCGCATAGGAAGAAAAACGGTAGCAGTAATTTCACTATCAACTTCACATCCGCTGTTAAAATGCGCAAACAGTGCCCAGTATGTGGGAAAGTGTGTTCCAGACCCTCGACTTTGAAGACACATTACCTAATTCACACGGGGGACACTCCCTTCAAATGCACATGGGGGGACTGCACGAAATCGTTCAACGTTAAAAGCAACTTGATGAGGCATCTGAAAAGTCATGAAAGAAAGCTTGCGAAGAAGGCAGCCAAAGAGAAGCACTGA
- the SUT2 gene encoding Sut2p (similar to Saccharomyces cerevisiae SUT1 (YGL162W) and SUT2 (YPR009W); ancestral locus Anc_8.109), with protein sequence MLSSIPIVNVNKSMHPLLLPSINVFLLKDSQNGRQQQQQQHLAPLSSLDKREDPFIMSLNDNNYTTTHSDGLKTEGLLDRARNSSVQSISESDDISSQSSNSGFASPIPQSTDSEQYFKGKKRQRMGPSCNVCRSKKVRCDAKVEVLFRDSAIMHMLSDKLIHQVSLEEARELALQFPKQFKIPNELYERGSDVKLMKHLDKLLLFFPCSSCTRLAHKKHINTDKEHFCHFSKGLTRSDTNIFRRIFKKTRKDIMDMNVQDYSDCGF encoded by the coding sequence ATGTTATCCAGTATTCCAATAGTGAACGTGAACAAATCCATGCATCCGCTCTTGCTACCGAGCATCAACGTTTTTCTGTTAAAGGACTCGCAAAATGGTagacagcagcaacagcaacaacatTTGGCGCCGTTGAGTTCGCTTGACAAAAGAGAGGACCCATTTATAATGTCACTCAATGATAATAACTATACCACTACACACAGTGATGGGTTGAAAACAGAAGGGCTCCTGGATCGAGCAAGGAATTCCTCTGTTCAGTCTATCTCAGAGAGTGACGACATCAGTAGTCAGAGTTCCAATTCTGGTTTCGCTTCACCTATCCCACAGTCTACCGATTCAGAGCAGTATTTCAAGGGGAAGAAAAGACAAAGGATGGGGCCCAGTTGCAATGTATGTAGGTCCAAGAAAGTCAGGTGTGATGCTAAAGTGGAGGTTCTTTTCAGAGACTCGGCAATCATGCACATGCTTTCCGATAAGTTGATCCATCAAGTCTCGCTAGAGGAGGCAAGGGAGCTTGCACTTCAATTCCCAAAACAATTCAAAATACCAAATGAGTTGTACGAGAGGGGGAGCGACGTTAAGTTGATGAAACATCTGGATAAGTTGCTACTGTTCTTCCCCTGTTCGTCGTGTACGAGGCTGGCTCATAAGAAGCACATCAATACGGATAAAGAACATTTCTGTCACTTCTCGAAGGGGTTGACCAGATCTGACACCAATATCTTTAGaagaatcttcaaaaagacgCGGAAGGACATCATGGATATGAACGTTCAAGACTATTCGGATTGTGGGTTTTAA
- the MRX21 gene encoding Mrx21p (similar to Saccharomyces cerevisiae YPR011C; ancestral locus Anc_8.115), which produces MDVQLASLVTSTLSLAKTETGVALIAGGMAGTVSRTMVSPFERVKILLQVQNTKPVPNQSVSYNKGVLGSIGQIYKEEGVKGLFRGNGLNCVRIFPYSAVQFVVYEYCKKNMFHIYGQDENGLIKQLTTSQRLFSGSLCAICSLIVTQPLDLIRTRLSIQTANLRNLTLSKARDIQNPPGFWELFKKIYREEGKVFGLYRGMVSSSLQVVPCVALTFTVYEQLKSFNSDHKLSYWQRNVYQFCIGAVSGAVSQTVTYPFDLLRKRFQIMAMGNNEMGYHYTGIWDALKTIGRSEGARGYYKGLTANLFKVIPATAINWLVYELMSDVLRS; this is translated from the coding sequence ATGGATGTCCAACTTGCCTCTTTGGTGACGTCAACATTGTCGTTGGCCAAGACCGAAACCGGTGTTGCGCTGATTGCCGGTGGGATGGCCGGCACTGTTTCGAGAACCATGGTGTCGCCCTTCGAGAGAGTCAAAATTCTCTTGCAAGTTCAGAACACGAAACCGGTTCCGAACCAGAGTGTGTCATATAATAAAGGTGTCCTTGGGTCAATTGGACAGATTTACAAAGAGGAAGGCGTCAAGGGTTTGTTCAGAGGGAACGGACTGAACTGCGTGAGAATATTCCCATATAGCGCAGTCCAGTTCGTCGTTTATGAGTActgtaaaaaaaatatgttCCATATTTATGGACAGGACGAGAACGGGTTGATTAAGCAACTGACCACTTCTCAGCGGTTATTCAGCGGTTCCCTCTGCGCAATATGTAGTTTGATTGTAACACAACCCTTGGATTTAATAAGAACCAGATTATCTATCCAAACTGCAAATTTGAGAAACCTTACGCTGAGCAAAGCGAGGGACATTCAAAACCCACCTGGGTTTTGGGAGCTGTTTAAGAAAATATACAGGGAGGAGGGGAAAGTGTTTGGATTATACAGAGGTATGGTATCTTCAAGTTTACAAGTTGTTCCCTGTGTAGCATTGACTTTTACAGTTTACGAACAATTGAAATCGTTCAACTCTGACCATAAATTGAGTTACTGGCAAAGAAACGTTTACCAATTCTGTATTGGTGCAGTCAGCGGTGCTGTATCCCAGACGGTGACGTACCCGTTTGATCTTTTACGGAAGAGATTCCAAATTATGGCCATGGGGAATAACGAAATGGGGTACCACTACACTGGTATTTGGGACGCATTGAAGACTATCGGGCGTTCTGAAGGGGCTAGAGGGTACTACAAGGGCTTAACAGCTaatctgttcaaagttATACCTGCTACGGCTATCAATTGGCTTGTCTATGAGCTGATGTCCGATGTCCTTCGATCGTag